Genomic window (Streptomyces sp. LX-29):
ATCGGCCAGTCGTCGGAGGCCGGGGTCAGCGACCGCTCCTGCGTCGCGGCGGTGGGCTGCCGACGCCGCCGCTTGGGCAGCCCGCCGGCCGTGGACGGGTAGCTGCGGGGTACGTCGTCGGCCAGCGGCGGATGGCCGAGCGGCGAGGCGGGTTGCGGCGCGGCCGGCCGGGTGGCGGGCTGGGCCTCGTGGGCGGCCGGCCGCGGAGCGGCGTGCCGGCCCTGGCCGGCGGGCGCCGCGGACGCGCCGGTGGGCTGGGCGGCGGCGGTCATCGGTGCGCTCCGGTCGTCCTCCAGGTGGGTCAGCAGCGCGCTGGGCAGGAACAGCACGGCACGCACACCGCCGTAGGGCGAGCGGGTGTCCACCGAGACGCTGAAGCCGTAGCGCGCGGCGAGCACGCCGATGACGGGGAAGCCGAACTGGGGCGGATCGCCGAGCCGGGCGACGTCCACCGGGCGCTGGGCCGCCAGCCAGGACTGGGCCCGCTTCACCTCCTGCCCGTCCATGCCGACGCCCGCGTCGTCGATCACCACGCAGGCACCGTTGTGCACCGGCTGCAGGCTGACTTCGACCTTGGTGTTGGGCTGCGAGTGGCGGGCGGCGTTGTCGAGCAGCTCGGCCACGGCCAGCACCACCGGCTCGACGGCCCGGCTGACCACGGCGATGTCGATCTGGGTGTGCACCTGCACCCTGCGGTAGTCGCGGATGCGGGAGGTGGCGCCGCGGACCACGTCGGTCAGCGAGGAGGCGGCGCGCTGGCGGCCGGGCCAGGAGCCGCAGAGCACCGCGATGGCCTGGGCGCGGCGGCCGAACTGGGAGTTGGCGTGGTCGATCTCCAGCAGGTCGCGGAGGACGTCGGGGTTGTCGTGCCGGTCCTGCATCTCGGAGATCGAGAGCTGCTGTTCGTGGGCGAGTCCCTGCAGGGCCCTCATCGACGCCTTGAGCGCCGCCTTCGCCGCGACATCGGCCTTGGCCTGGGCCTTGTCGACGGCCTTGGCGAACAGGTCGCTCGCCAGTTGGAGACTCTGTGCGTACGCGGTTCCCGCGAGGCGTTCGTCGCGGAGGCCGGGCAGCGGGACCGGTCTGCCCACCGAATCCGCGACGGCCGGCAACCGAACCGAGACCAGGTGCTGTATCTCCTCGTCACGCGCCCGCAGGTTGCCTTCCAGGGTGGCACTGTGCTTTCGCACGGAGGTGGTGATCTGGCGCTGGCGCAGCAGCAGAACCAGGGCGACGAGCAGAGCCGCACCCAGGCACCAGGTCACCACCTCCGATATGTGATCTGTCATCAGTTCCTCATGGACGGGGGGATTCAGGAGTCCAGAAGCGGAATTCGACGATCATCCTAGCCACGCTGGTGACCATGTGTCCGGTCCCCGTCACAAATTGCGAGTTGCTGAGGCAGAGGCCACACCCGAGGGCAAACGGGAGGACTCGTCAGGGGCGCGCGGCAGCGGCCGTGGATGCGCCCGCCTGGATGCCAGGTAGCGTGGTGGCCGAGACAGTCCGTAGTGCGGAAGGAAAGTGAACGATGTCTGTGCAGGTCACAGCGCTCAGGGAAGGTGCGAGGTAGCGGACGTGCACATCGTCATCATGGGCTGCGGTCGCGTCGGCGCCGCCCTCGCCCAGACCCTGGAGTCCCAGGGCCACACGGTCGCGGTGGTCGACCAGGACCCGACGGCCTTCCGCAGGCTCGGCGCGGGCTTCGGCGGGCGGCGCGTCACCGGCGTCGGTTTCGACCAGGACACGCTGCGCGAGGCCGGCATCGAGGAGGCCGGCGCGTTCGCCGCGGTCAGCAGCGGCGACAACTCCAACATCATCGCCGCCCGGGTGGCCCGCGAGATGTTCGGCATCGAGAACGTCGCGGCCCGGATCTACGACCCGCGCCGCGCCGAGGTCTACCAGCGGCTGGGCATCCCGACCGTGGCGACCGTGCGCTGGACCGCCGACCAGATGCTGCGGCGGCTGCTGCCGTCCGGCGCCGAGCCGCTGTGGCGCGACCCCAGCGGTGGCGTGCAGCTCGCCGAGGTGCACACCTCGCCGAAGTGGATCGGCCACAAGGTCAGCCGGCTCCAGGAGGAGACCGGGGTCCGGGTGGCGTTCCTCACTCGCCTGGGTGAAGCGATGCTGCCGACGTCGCAGACGGTGTTGCAGGAGGGCGACCTCGTGCACGTCATGATGCGTACGGACGAGGTCGAGAAGGTCGAGGCCGCCTTTGCCGAGGGGCCCGAGGAGGGCGGTCACTGATGCGGGTCGCGATTGCCGGGGCCGGCGCGGTGGGCCGTTCCATCGCCGGTGAGCTGCTGGAGAACGGCCACGAGGTGCTGCTGATCGACAAGGCGCCCACCGCCATCTCGGTGGAGCGGGTGCCGCAGGCGGAGTGGCTGCTCGCCGACGCCTGCGAGATCACCTCACTGGACGAGGCGGCGCTGCAGCGCTGCAACGTGGTCATCGCGGCGACCGGCGACGACAAGGTCAACCTGGTGGTCTCGCTGCTCGCCAAGACCGAGTACGGGGTGCCGCGGGTGGTCGCCCGGGTGAACAACCCCAAGAACGAGTGGCTCTTCAACGAGTCCTGGGGCGTCGATGTCGCGGTCTCCACGCCGCGTCTGATGTCCGCCCTCGTCGAGGAGGCGGTGAGCGTCGGCGACCTGGTGCGGCTGCTGCGCTTCAGCCACGGCGACGCCAACCTGGTCGAGCTCACGCTGCCGCCGGAGGCGGCGCTGGCCGGGACCCGGGTCGGCGAGGTGGACTGGCCGCAGGACACCAGCCTGGTGACGATCATCCGCGGTACCCGGGTGCTGACGCCCAGCAAGGACGACGTCCTGGAGGCCGGGGACGAGCTCCTGTTCGTCGCCGCGCCGGCACGCGAGGAGCAGCTGGAGGACCTGCTGTCGGTCCGCCGGGAGGCCACCGGCTGACGAGCGCCGGTCGATACGACAAGGGCCGGGCCCGGAACCCCAGGGGTTCCGGGCCCGGCCCTTGTCACAGGCTTCGGGAGAACGGGAACAACGGCGGGAAAGCAGCTCCACCCCGCCGCGGCGCGGACCCCGACGGCGGAGTCCGGCGGTGCCGAACCGCCCGCAACCGGCCACGGCGCTCGGGACGCCGGGAGCGGGCCCCGCGGCCCAAGGGCGAGTCGGTTGTGGGGGGAAGAGCGCCGCGCGGCGCTCAGGCCCGCTCAGGCGCCTTGTCCCGCTCCGTGTTCTCGCCCGCCGCGGCGGCGCCCTCACGGGCCGCCGCGGCCCGCTCTTCCGCCTCCATCTCGGCGATCACATCGATCGGCGGTGGCGCCTTGGCCAGGAAGATCCAGGTCAGGTAGACGCAGAGCAGGAACGGCGGGATGCCGAGGCAGACCTTGACCCAGCCCAGCTGGGTGGCGTCGCCCCACCAGTACAGCGGGAAGAGGATGGCCGACTTGGCGAGCAGGATCAGCCCCCACGCCCAGGTGGCCCGGGTGTAGGCGGTGAAGCGGCCCGGGTTGCGGGTGCGCCAGGAGAGGTTCTCCTTGAGCATCGGGCCGAGCAGCACGCCGATCAGCGGATAGCGGAAGATCGCCGAGAGGATGTACGCGATCGCCAGCCCCAGCGTGTAGAGCATGCCGGGCAGGTAGAAGTTCTTGGCGTCGCCGGACATCATCGCGAAGATCGCGCCGAAGGCCACGCCGAAGACGCCGCTGAACGCGTGCTTCAGGGTCTCCTTGCGCACCAGCCGGGCCACGGCCAGCACCATGGTGAGGCCGAGCGCCGCCATGGCCGCCAGGTGGATGTCGCGCTTGATCGTGTAGATCAGGACGAAGACCAGGCCGGGCACGGTGGTGTCCACCATGCCCCGGATCCCGCCGAACGCCTCCAGCAGCGCGGTGTCGGCGGCCGCCCGGCTCTGGGCAGCGTGCGTGGCCGCGGCGCTCTGGTCCTCCGGGGTCGAGGTGTCGTGAGACGTCACCGGCTACTCCTGTCCGAGCGGTCGGAGCTCGTACTTGGGGTTGAACAGCACCCGCCGTCCGTGGCTCATGGAGATCCGGCCGGTGGCGATCATCTTGCGGCCCGGCTCTATCCCGATGATCGAGCGCCGGCCCAGCCACACCACGTCCAGGGCGGCGGTGCCGTCGTACAGCTCCGCCTCCAGGGCGGGCACGCCGGCCCGAGGTCGCAGGGTGACCGTGCGGAGTGTACCGGTCACCTTGACGATCTGCCGGTCACCGCATTCGCCGATCTTGGTGCAGCCCGTCGCCTCCGCGTCCTGCTCCAGCTCCGCGGAGTGGAGCTCCTCCTGGGAGCTCGACAGCCGGTCGAGCATGCGCCGAAAGCGGCCGGCGGGCTTGTCGGGTCGGGGTACGGCACTCATACGGCCAGCGTACCGGTGCGCCGCGGCGGCGCCCACGGACCTCGCGGAGCCCGGCTGAGCCCCCGGCTCCCGGCCCCCAGGCGCGGCACCGGCCGGGGTTCGGCCCCCGGCCTCCAGCACGGGGGCCCGGGCTGCCGCCCGGACCGACACACCGAGGCTCA
Coding sequences:
- a CDS encoding ATP-binding protein → MTDHISEVVTWCLGAALLVALVLLLRQRQITTSVRKHSATLEGNLRARDEEIQHLVSVRLPAVADSVGRPVPLPGLRDERLAGTAYAQSLQLASDLFAKAVDKAQAKADVAAKAALKASMRALQGLAHEQQLSISEMQDRHDNPDVLRDLLEIDHANSQFGRRAQAIAVLCGSWPGRQRAASSLTDVVRGATSRIRDYRRVQVHTQIDIAVVSRAVEPVVLAVAELLDNAARHSQPNTKVEVSLQPVHNGACVVIDDAGVGMDGQEVKRAQSWLAAQRPVDVARLGDPPQFGFPVIGVLAARYGFSVSVDTRSPYGGVRAVLFLPSALLTHLEDDRSAPMTAAAQPTGASAAPAGQGRHAAPRPAAHEAQPATRPAAPQPASPLGHPPLADDVPRSYPSTAGGLPKRRRRQPTAATQERSLTPASDDWPIAAAQRAEAAQAAGAEESGTGSHRVRSAEETARRMGAFARGTRSGRAEAPDEAPHHDEGNRQA
- a CDS encoding TrkA family potassium uptake protein translates to MHIVIMGCGRVGAALAQTLESQGHTVAVVDQDPTAFRRLGAGFGGRRVTGVGFDQDTLREAGIEEAGAFAAVSSGDNSNIIAARVAREMFGIENVAARIYDPRRAEVYQRLGIPTVATVRWTADQMLRRLLPSGAEPLWRDPSGGVQLAEVHTSPKWIGHKVSRLQEETGVRVAFLTRLGEAMLPTSQTVLQEGDLVHVMMRTDEVEKVEAAFAEGPEEGGH
- a CDS encoding TrkA family potassium uptake protein, which produces MRVAIAGAGAVGRSIAGELLENGHEVLLIDKAPTAISVERVPQAEWLLADACEITSLDEAALQRCNVVIAATGDDKVNLVVSLLAKTEYGVPRVVARVNNPKNEWLFNESWGVDVAVSTPRLMSALVEEAVSVGDLVRLLRFSHGDANLVELTLPPEAALAGTRVGEVDWPQDTSLVTIIRGTRVLTPSKDDVLEAGDELLFVAAPAREEQLEDLLSVRREATG
- a CDS encoding DUF3159 domain-containing protein, with amino-acid sequence MTSHDTSTPEDQSAAATHAAQSRAAADTALLEAFGGIRGMVDTTVPGLVFVLIYTIKRDIHLAAMAALGLTMVLAVARLVRKETLKHAFSGVFGVAFGAIFAMMSGDAKNFYLPGMLYTLGLAIAYILSAIFRYPLIGVLLGPMLKENLSWRTRNPGRFTAYTRATWAWGLILLAKSAILFPLYWWGDATQLGWVKVCLGIPPFLLCVYLTWIFLAKAPPPIDVIAEMEAEERAAAAREGAAAAGENTERDKAPERA
- a CDS encoding OB-fold nucleic acid binding domain-containing protein, translated to MSAVPRPDKPAGRFRRMLDRLSSSQEELHSAELEQDAEATGCTKIGECGDRQIVKVTGTLRTVTLRPRAGVPALEAELYDGTAALDVVWLGRRSIIGIEPGRKMIATGRISMSHGRRVLFNPKYELRPLGQE